In the Vespa crabro chromosome 10, iyVesCrab1.2, whole genome shotgun sequence genome, one interval contains:
- the LOC124427571 gene encoding nephrin isoform X4: MKLNYPDVMPITRIIVFFALCIAPIAKAGEGAQYFRFKPRNSSVLERGEVIIPCEVENRVGIVQWVKDGFAYVVQPMSGQIVGHPRLRLIGDQNAGVYNLQITDASLTDDGEYQCQVGPHIRVKPIRANAHLTVISPPQKVEISSHMYKKKMDGGSGHSSKKKIEVKVGESTRLECVVRSAKPAATIVWYRGNVQIKGGDTSITPISIEGDKEMLKPGLITKKLLKYDTHGSITIVPTADDDEMDYTCEANHPAIPINRPMRATIKLSVFYPPGMPYIEGYTEGETVQRDQQVELTCRSRGGNPPAQIVWFRNDQQVTTEYRSEGSLSESILSFKAMAQDDKARYRCEVSNIMSVEPMKVHVDLTVLFVPAGVIITGPTEAKAGEQVVITCTTENSNPPADIKWSVDGRNFENSTSKTEPASQGGWITTSNVTFSINHKSRSIVVICHASNAKLAENVVGTHTINVIYPPSNLFVTGYEEGTTIDAGTVLRLQCTATAGNPLATLTWYKNDRKILGTSRTRDQAVSSELAILVNASDNNAHVRCEATNSATEIPLMKTLILKVNFPPEKVKITRDPQDFHAGQEGRIICESSSSNPAAEMSWWKGGISVPSTKNGTKPGLHGGYLSYVELSLDLTEEMNCEVYTCQARNAQMERSIHDAITLHVLYKPIFSTLDPYELTGMEGEPFVISVSATGNPNLITYTWTRDGLPLSSSGKRITARGPTLNITKLERYDAGTYTCEAINEEGTTFYPLNLTVQYPAKILRTSMSGTVYPPGIEAKLFCEVDGSPIGDEYVTWQKVGSNTELPGRYSTSFANKTSYLHIEHPDQEDVGEYRCKVNNGIGNATSKPILFITNFKPEMMNTPLTRKAAANKGINAPLYCKARGSPLPRFTWIFNGRTLLPNATEHKYSITHSDLSELTSESTLTIFHVKSHDYGKYECRAENKMGQSIDTIHLDVTSPPDKPSDLEVYNVTHDSVTLTWKRGFDGGLPTSHQIRWRQALDYESRYRYLDVLPGEYKAVICGLTLGTYYVFSVKAINEKGESSFLPDLVKVQTLRPNNVENLPDVLLERGDFPMNYIYTFAATSAIFFIVNLFIMLWYIVRKRNKARLNKSQTADMYAPSTVNGDTMTGELSSVSDEKSDVNFDANDYVDEGRKTAASTYLIDQTMQDFGKGSLEMQVHHQGTLGRRGNHVPVMSMDSPPQRTTASGTLSVSKSSYIGNPSPAPPNDVSFYSVEMDNGRYMGYEPNSSPAPTMGDPGSGNYYPTMPTTGGHTGQHASAGGTGTLTRTRTLPRPVPPPDVTVMTAGTKSLIPPSVPPPPATFARANNNGAHNHGHPLSTFTPTPAYSDIDGHLV, from the exons CGCCACCGCAAAAGGTCGAGATAAGTAGTCAcatgtataagaaaaaaatggatggGGGAAGTGGTCATtcgagtaagaaaaaaatcgaagtaAAAGTTGGAGAATCGACGCGTTTGGAATGCGTCGTAAGATCGGCTAAACCAGCTGCTACGATTGTTTGGTATCGTGGAAACGTTCAAATCAAAGGCGGCGATACCAGTATTACGCCGATATCAATCGAGGGTG ACAAGGAGATGCTGAAGCCCGGTTTGATAACGAAGAAACTTCTCAAATACGATACCCATGGATCTATCACGATCGTCCCCACCGCCGACGATGATGAGATGGATTATACCTGCGAAGCCAATCATCCAGCAATTCCCATTAATCGTCCGATGCGGGCGACCATCAAACTCTCCGTTTTCT aTCCACCAGGCATGCCGTACATCGAGGGTTACACAGAGGGTGAAACCGTACAACGCGATCAACAAGTGGAGCTCACCTGTCGATCGAGGGGTGGAAATCCACCTGCCCAAATCGTTTGGTTTAGAAATGACCAACAAGTCACGACGGAATATCGTTCAGAAGGTAGCCTATCGGAGAGTATATTATCGTTCAAGGCTATGGCACAAGACGACAAGGCACGATACAGATGCGAGGTGTCCAATATCATGAGCGTTGAACCCATGAAAGTCCACGTTGACCTCACTGTACTTT TCGTACCAGCGGGCGTGATAATCACCGGGCCGACCGAAGCAAAGGCAGGCGAACAAGTAGTGATTACTTGCACAACAGAGAACTCAAACCCACCGGCGGATATAAAGTGGTCGGTAGACGGTCGGAACTTTGAGAATAGCACGTCGAAAACAGAACCAGCGTCTCAGGGTGGTTGGATCACAACTTCGAATGTGACTTTCAGTATAAATCACAAGAGTAGAAGCATCGTTGTTATCTGCCACGCGTCGAATGCGAAACTTGCTGAGAACGTGGTTGGCACACATACTATCAATGTCATCT ATCCACCCTCGAACCTCTTCGTCACTGGTTATGAAGAGGGTACAACTATAGACGCCGGCACGGTATTAAGACTTCAATGCACAGCCACCGCTGGTAATCCACTGGCAACTCTGACGTggtataaaaacgatagaaag attCTTGGTACTTCTAGAACGAGAGATCAAGCTGTATCCAGTGAATTAGCGATACTCGTTAACGCATCGGATAACAACGCACACGTTAGATGCGAAGCAACCAATTCGGCAACCGAGATACCACTGATGAAAACATTGATATTGAAAGTCAATT ttccaCCCGAAAAAGTGAAGATCACGCGAGACCCGCAGGATTTTCATGCAGGTCAGGAAGGTCGTATTATATGCGAATCGAGCAGTAGCAATCCAGCGGCCGAAATGTCATGGTGGAAGGGTGGAATATCGGTACCGTCGACGAAAAATGGTACCAAACCTGGTCTACACGGTGGTTACCTATCTTACGTGGAATTGTCATTGGATTTAACCGAGGAGATGAATTGCGAGGTTTACACCTGTCAAGCTAGGAACGCTCAAATGGAAAGATCGATACACGACGCTATAACGTTACACGTTTTAT atAAGCCAATATTTTCAACACTGGATCCTTACGAATTAACCGGTATGGAAGGTGAACCATTCGTAATATCCGTATCAGCAACCGGAAATCCTAATTTGATAACTTATACATGGACGAGAGATGGTTTACCATTGAGTAGTAGCGGTAAAAGGATAACCGCACGTGGTCCAACattgaatataacaaaattggAACGTTACGACGCAGGAACTTATACGTGCGAAGCCATCAACGAGGAAGGGACTACGTTTTATCCATTGAATTTGACCGTCCAAT atCCGGCGAAAATTTTACGAACGTCAATGTCCGGCACCGTATATCCACCTGGAATCGAGGCTAAATTGTTTTGCGAGGTCGATGGTAGCCCGATAGGTGACGAATACGTGACCTGGCAGAAAGTAGGCTCAAATACAGAATTACCAGGAAGATATTCAACGTCTTTTGCAAACAAAACGTCGTATCTTCATATCGAACATCCGGATCAGGAAGACGTTGGGGAATATCGGTGCAAAGTTAACAATGGAATTGGCAATGCCACCTCTAAACCGATTTTATTCATAACCAATT ttAAACCGGAGATGATGAATACACCGCTTACGAGAAAGGCAGCGGCaaataaaggaataaatgCGCCGTTATATTGTAAAGCACGTGGATCCCCATTGCCACGTTTCACGTGGATTTTCAACGGTAGAACATTATTGCCTAACGCGACGGAACACAAATATAGCATAACTCATAGCGAC TTGTCCGAATTAACGTCCGAGTCAACGTTGACGATATTCCACGTGAAGTCTCACGATTACGGGAAATATGAGTGTCGTGCGGAAAATAAAATGGGCCAATCGATCGATACAATACATTTGGATGTAACGTCACCGCCTGACAAACCCTCAGATTTGGAGGTTTACAATGTTACCCATGATTCCGTAACGTTGACCTGGAAAAGGGGATTCGATGGTGGCTTACCAACGTCACATCAAATAAGATGGAGACAAGCGTTGGATTATGAGAGCCGTTATAGATATTTAGATGTTTTACCGGGCGAATATAAAGCTGTAATATGCGGCTTAACACTCGGAACATATTACGTTTTTAGCGTGAAAGCTATAAACGAAAAGGGCGAAAGCAGTTTTTTGCCCGATCTTGTCAAGGTCCAAACATTAC GACCGAATAACGTGGAAAACCTGCCAGACGTCCTCTTGGAAAGAGGGGACTTCCCAATGAATTATATCTATACGTTCGCAGCAACCTCCgccatcttttttatcgttaatctcTTCATCATGTTGTGGTACATTGTGCGAAAGCGAAATAAAGCTC GATTAAACAAGTCGCAGACAGCTGATATGTATGCCCCATCGACCGTCAACGGTGATACTATGACCGGCGAATTAAGTTCCGTGTCCGATGAGAAGAGCGACGTTAACTTCGACGCTAATGATTACGTG GACGAAGGACGAAAGACTGCAGCTAGTACATATTTAATCGATCAAACTATGCAGGATTTCGGGAAGGGTAGTTTAGAGATGCAGGTACATCATCAAGGGACACTCGGTCGTCGAGGTAACCACGTGCCAGTAATGAGTATGGATTCACCACCACAAAGAACAACAGCCAGTGGGACACTCTCGG TTTCGAAGTCGAGTTACATCGGGAATCCAAGTCCTGCGCCGCCCAACGACGTAAGCTTCTACAGTGTGGAAATGGACAACGGCCGTTATATGGGATATGAGCCGAATTCGAGCCCGGCACCGACAATGGGCGATCCGGGCTCGGGCAATTATTACCCTACCATGCCAACAACGGGGGGACATACGGGGCAACATGCGAGCGCTGGTGGAACGGGTACGTTGACGCGTACCAGAACACTACCGCGCCCTGTACCACCCCCGGATGTTACCGTGATGACGGCGGGTACGAAATCACTGATACCACCCTCCGTACCACCGCCGCCGGCTACGTTTGCACGTGCGAACAACAACGGTGCACACAATCATGGTCACCCATTATCAACGTTCACACCGACGCCGGCCTATTCCGACATTGACGGCCATCTTGTCTGA